The Oryctolagus cuniculus chromosome 12, mOryCun1.1, whole genome shotgun sequence genomic interval ACAAGTTCCAGCAGGCCCTTCCCGCCCAGCTCCGGGGCCTGGCCACTCACCTGGCCCGGAACATCGTGGCCTCCATCCTGCAGAAATCCAGCATCGTGGCCAACGGTGAGTGGGGCTGGCGCCCCCTGGCTGCGGTGTGTGGTGTGCATGGTCACAGCCCGGCTGTCTGGGTCTCCGGTTGCTCTGTTGTGGACTTGCATCCCCCACTGCGCTGGTGACACTGGAACCCCGCCCCCTTGAACTGCGTGTGGTGCCCATCACCCACctctcactcctccctccctctcctgcctccagggacccctcttctcctctctgcttccaTGTGGTCAACCACAGTCCTATAGTACCTGTGCTGTTAATTCGTCTTTGTAAAGacttattttgcatttattcgaaaggcagagttacagagagaggaggaggagggagggagagggagaggtcttctatctgctgattccccaaaaggctgcaacagccagggctgggcttggccaaagccaggagccaggagcttcttccgggtctcccacgtgggggcagggcccaagcacttgggccatcctccactgctgtcccaggccacagcaggcagctggatccgaATGAGCTGGGGGAGACTTGGGACTATGGGATGccgtgtcacaggtggaggcttcccGCAGGTGTCTGCCTTCAAGGCCCCGGGACAGACACCCGGTCAGTCGCCGTGCCGGGGGTCATGGCTAGATCCGCTTTCAGCTTCTTGAGGAAGTCCCGCTTTCTTTTCCATGATGGCTGGGGTAATTTccactcccaccagcagtgagTAAGGGCCCCCTTGCGTGCCTGTCAGCATGTATTTTTGTCCTGATGGCAGACAGCCGTTCTGACTAGGCGAGACCTcgctgtggctttgatttgcatctccctgctGAGTGGAGTCCAGcatgggttcctgcacctgcgtgcCACGCATGTGTCTTCTTTCGAGAAACAGCTACTCGGATCACTTGTCTTTGTGAAAATCAGGtttattttttgctgttgagttcctCCTCTGTCCCGACAGCAGCTCTCTGTCAGACCCAGGCTTTGTCGCCGTCTCTACCCTCCGCCGACTGCTTGCTCTGCTGTGCAGAAGCGTCGGGGTTTGCCAGCATCCCCCCCAGTCTGCTTTGGCTTTGGGAGCCTGTTTAAGACATCTTTGCCCATGTCAGTGCCTCAGCGTCTCCCCGGGTCGGTTTCCTGGTTCTGTGTGTGACATGTAGGTTCTTGGTCCATTTCGAATAGTTCTgctctgtggtgtgtgtggggggtaaCCCCAGCTTTACTTCTGGGTGTGTGACTATCCGGTTGTCCCAGCAGCATTTACTGAAGAGCCTGTCCTTTCTCCAAAGTACGTTCTTGACACCACTGTTGAAATCTGCTGGCTGCTAAATACATGGGCCATTCATCAGTCTTTGTGTGTTTATTTCAATGccatgctgtctttttttttttttttccttttactgattttatttatttatctgagagttacagacaggaagaaggagagagaggtcttccattcactggttcactccccaaatggccacaaaggccagagctcagccaatctgaagccaggagccaggagcttcttccgggtctcccatgtgggtgcaggggcccaaggacttgggccatcttctgcagctttcccaggccctagcagagagctggactggaagtggagcagctggaacccaaaccggcacccatgtgggatgccggtgcttcaggccagggcatcaaccggctgcaccacagcacaggccccaccacACTGTTGTGATTACCATAGCTCTATCATATGCTTTTTGTTGTTCAGGATGGCATTGGCTGGTCTGGGTCTCTGGTGGTTCTGTATGCATTTTGGGATTGTTTTCTCGAGTTCAGTGAAGGATGTCATTGGTGCCTCTGTagggattgtgttgaatctggAGATTGCTCTGGGCAGCACGGACGttttaatattgattcttctaatccatgaacatgggctgtctttccattttttgtgtcctctaTAGTTTATTTCATGAGAGCTTTAAAACTCACGCTGTAGAGATGCTGTACTTCCTGTAGACGTCCTCCCGGTGTTCCATGTGGATGGTGGGCGTGGAGAGTGGGACGCTTTGTCCCCTTTGCAGCCAGGTCATCGCTGGTCCGCCCTGTGGTTCTGTATCTGATTCCACTGATTTGTTCACCCCTCGGTGGAGCCTGTAGCTTTTCCTAAGTCTAAGATCACATCTGCGAATGCCGATAATCTGACTTCCTGTTTTCCGATGTGGATGCCTAAGAGCCATTGGCCTCAGTGTTCCCCTTCTGGAGAATGGGCAGAACCTCCTTTTGAAGAAAATTCTTGTGTGCTGGGGCCACAGAGAGGGCTGGATGCACAGCTTCGCCGGAGCGTTGGGTAGCAGtgagaagctgggatccaggagagAAGCTGTCCTCTGCACtctctcatttaatcctcccatAAGCACGAGGTGTGCTGCACCAGGCCCAGGGGTACAGGCCCTCGGCGGCACCCCGCCCCCCGCACCAGAAACCGCACTCAGAAGCAGGCAGCAAGGACCCCAGCCTCTGGCCCCGCTGGCCGAGGGCTGGACGGCAGCAACCACCCGTCCTCTGTCCAGGGGAGAAGGCAGAATTGGTGCGGTACGAGGTGTGGCTGAGGATCCAGGGCCCACTGGCCAGCCAGGCCACTGAGGACAAAACCAGCTCGGAGTCCCGGGAGCTGCAGGCGCGGCTGACGCGATGGGTGAGCGTCAGAGCGGAGGTGGAGtttgggggggtggggctggaggcccggggcaggggcggggtggcTGGACAAGGCTGCAGCCGGGCTGTGACCCTCCTTGTCCTCCGGCCCCCAGCTGACCGccgtcctcaggcccctgcagaaCTTGGACcgggtggtggtggaggagctCCAGTGAGTGCATGGTGGTGCTGGCCTCCGGGGGCGGCGACAGgatgctgggggaagggagggccgTCCCAAGCCCCGCCGGCCGTCCGGCCCTGAAGCTTGTGCTGGTCCCTCTGCCAGGCCGGACCCACTGACAGCCAGGCTGGGAGTCACCTTCTTCGGGGAAGCGCCAGCCCCGGAGCGGGTGCAGGACCTGGTGCACCAGAGCCTGCCCGCCCTGCGGGCGACCGAGGGTCTCTCAGCAGAGATGGTTCTCCCGGGCCCCGGTCAGTACCCCCAGCCACGCCCTCTGGCTGCCCCGCGCCCCACCCTTGCTCCTGACTTTCTCTGTTCCTGCGGCACCTTCTGAGCCAGGCCCCCTGCCAGGGATCCTCcgcaggcctggcctggcctcctcAGGGCCCTGGGGTCCCGAAGGAAGGGGACACACCCAGGCCCAGCCTTCCTGCTCTCTGCACAGGCATCCCGGGTGCTGAGGCCCAGCCTGGCACCCCCGTGCCCAGCTACGCTGTGGCTCTGCTCGCCCTGAGCCTGCTGCTGGCCACGCCCACCCTTGTCCTGGTGAGTGGAgtcccccccggggggggggggcaggctgggCCCTCACCCTCCATCCGGCCTCACCCCAAGACcgcaccctccctgccccaggtgcTGAAGGGCAGGGTCTGCCCCGGGGTGTTCGGCCTGCGGGACGGGAAGTGCCGCCGTGGGGCCAGCGGGACCTCTGACAGGTAACAGGTTGACCACCCCCGGCTCCCACCAGCCGGCGATTACCCTGGAGTCGACCCTGGGCCACCACGAGCATTTCCCAGAgttgggggctgggcctggtgaaGTGGGGACCCCAGCAGGGCTCACCCCTCCGCTCGGGGCCTGGGCGTGGGTCGTCCCCAAACGGAAGCCAGCCTCGGCGTTTCCACagaaaacacctgcccctgtcacTGGCCAATCACAAGAAAGCCCCGCGCACTGTGGACCAACCAGAGGCCGCGCACCGCTCAGCTCCGCCTCCCGCAACCCGGCCGACCGCGCGGCGCGCTCCGCTGAAACCCGCGCCCCGAGCTCTCCGGGGcggccctgccccggccccggccccggccccggccccggccccggccccggggctTCTGCAGGCAAAGCCCGAGCGCCCGGACGTGAACCTAGAGCCAGGGCGTGTGTGGCACCAACCGGAGGCCGCCACGCAGCACGGGGCCGCCTCTCGCCTGGACTCCGGGGCTGGGACAGCTCCCGCTGGCTCCCGCGCCTTGGGGACGGACTGATCGCTAAGCCCAGgctcctctgcccacccccagctgcatAAAGTCGGAGAATACAGTACTCACTCCGTGTGCACGCTCACAGGCCGCGCGCTCCCGCACCCTCGCAccctgcaggaggcaggtgccctcGCTTACAGATGAGGGAAATGGGCTCAAGGCCTCCCCACAGCTCACgcagccaggccaggccgggcCTTCTGCCCAGCCAAGGGGCCCCATGGCCACTGCGGCCCCTGGCACTGCCTTCCTCCCCTACAGGGCCAGGAACCCTGCCTGGGCAGGAGAGAGGTCGGTGTACACACACAGGAACCTGTCTACACAGCCAGATGCCAGCCCGGCTCTGGGATCTCCTCGTGCCCAGGACCAGACCACAGGAGCAGGGGGCCGGAGGTGGCTGGCTCCTGCATCTACTCACTGGGCCTGGCGCAGTGAATTACTTCTGTCCCCAGTCCCCACAGTGGTCCAGCAAGAGGACAGGGTGGGGCCCACGGGAGTCAGCCCTGTACCACAGGGCTTGGGTAATGGTGGCTGAGGCCTGGCCGCCACCCCAGGCGGTGGTatctgccctggggaggggggaatgGGAGGTCTCGAGCTGGGGACTTTTGGGGCTCGGGAGGACCCCAGTGGCCGTGGAAGAGGCAGGCTTGGGGAGCTcctgccctgggagccagcagggcccTTGCAGCAGCAGtgccaggggctggtgtttggagTCAGGCTGCCCCCCAGTCCCGGGCCCAGGCCGTGGACTTGCCCAGCCAGGAACGGCAGCCACCGTGATGCCCCGAGACAAGGTCACTCGGGTTGGCAGCACCTGCTGGCACCTCTCTGCACGCCTGGAACCCACCCACGAGCCTCACTTCCACCCTTGAAGCCCCCTCCAGCGCCCCGAGACCAGCCTGATCCATCCCCACTTTCCAAGCACCCCAACTTGTGGCCAATGGAAGATGCTCTTGGCCTCCCTGTTGTGGCTTCTcatctggggcggggggggggttcTGCTGGGGCAGAGTGGGCAGGCCTGCTTGGAGACTGGTGTGGAAACTGGCTcaaacccacacaggagatgcCACGGGCTGCAGGGAGACAGCACGGGGGCACCGACCCATGGGGCTAGCACAGTCTCTCTAAGCGGTGGCACAGTGCTGTCCACCTGGAGCTGGACGGTTACCGCCAGGGTCTGCAGGGCCTGTGACAGGAGTCCTCCCTAAGTTGTCTTTGCTGCGGCACAGACATGAGGGTCACAGCAGCCCCATGGTGGGGACTGTccacccaggcctggccctgcccttgtcCTCTGCCTGGAACCCCAGCAGCACCAAAAGAGAGGAGCAGGGCCAAGCACTGAAGCAGGTGGCACAGCACTGATTGCCCTTTGTCCCTGGGTCAGCAGGTCACAGTCTGCTGAGGCTTAATCCTGggctgtgtgggggtgggggtggggctgaggaccccctTCGAGGCAGACTCGAGGTCAGGGCGCCAGGGGAGGGCGGTGCACGGGCAGTCAGAATGGCTGTGAGCGGGGATGCCAGAGCTACTCACGCTGGCGCCCAGACACTAGGCCTGGGGAGAAGGGACGGCAGGCCCGTGGGAGCCTCCCTCGGGGTCAGGGAAGGACCCGCATCAGGGGGGACGGCAGGGGCTCCCGGAGCTCTGAGGTGCACGCTGCAGGCACCTGAGAAGGGCCGGGCCGGATGGCACCTGGGACTCCCACCTCCCAGCCTGAGGTCTCTGGGTTGgaggcctggctccactcctgacttcagcttcctgctaacgcagaccccaggaggcagcaagtagtgggggccctggcacccagtgggagacctggccgaggtcccggctcccagcttcagcccagccccgctGAGCCCCAGCTCCGGTAGTGAGCCAGTAGGGGGGAGCTCCGCTGGCTTCTCCATCTCTCAAACTTAAAAGAGATGaggttggccggcaccgcggctcactaggctaatcctccgcctgcggcgccggcacaccgggttctagtcccggtcgcacctcttccagtccagctctctgctgtggctcgggagtgcagtggaggatggcccaagtgcttgggccctgcacccacatgggagaccaggagacctggcttcggattggcgcaatgcgccggccgcagcggccattggagggtgaaccaacagaaaaggaagacctttctctgtctgtccactctgcctgtcaaaaaaaaaaaaaaaaaaagaggtgggtgAGGGCCCCCCCCCCGCAGTCAGGGTGGATGGTTTAGGGAGatggggactgggctgggcccaggctctAAGGGGAACCCTGGAGGCAGGGGTGCCGGCTCAGGTATGGCCTGGGCAGGGGTGTGCCCAGCTATGAGGCTTAGGGACCCTAGCAAAGGGAGGCTCAAGGCTATAAGAAACAAGGCCACCCG includes:
- the LOC100345636 gene encoding taste receptor cell protein 1 isoform X2, giving the protein MGSSLPLRDIRPRWLPGTAPTPHQPAESSQRPGPRCPGLPLLRTPGAVQASLEFGGSVPSPSARDVLWTLYRNVKASGQTLAALRVEESSLTCDQSSLSDLAPETVSISAIATSPFPPQLLLPASAPLVLLGEQILREVTPLVSGFYKARPQDDPLLIFRWGTPSRPPASSPREARTQTHVGGTGAPAGRLQERPGNLRQYGICLPPRPWCSRRDTAQGLVVHIEYKFQQALPAQLRGLATHLARNIVASILQKSSIVANGEKAELVRYEVWLRIQGPLASQATEDKTSSESRELQARLTRWLTAVLRPLQNLDRVVVEELQPDPLTARLGVTFFGEAPAPERVQDLVHQSLPALRATEGLSAEMVLPGPGIPGAEAQPGTPVPSYAVALLALSLLLATPTLVLVLKGRVCPGVFGLRDGKCRRGASGTSDRKHLPLSLANHKKAPRTVDQPEAAHRSAPPPATRPTARRAPLKPAPRALRGGPAPAPAPAPAPAPAPGLLQAKPERPDVNLEPGRVWHQPEAATQHGAASRLDSGAGTAPAGSRALGTD
- the LOC100345636 gene encoding taste receptor cell protein 1 isoform X1 — translated: MGSSLPLRDIRPRWLPGTAPTPHQPAESSQRPGPRCPGLPLLRTPGAVQASLEFGGSVPSPSARDVLWTLYRNVKASGQTLAALRVEESSLTCDQSSLSDLAPETVSISAIATSPFPPQLLLPASAPLVLLGEQILREVTPLVSGFYKARPQDDPLLIFRWGTPSRPPASSPREARTQTHVGGTGAPAGRLQERPGNLRQYGICLPPRPWCSRRDTAQGLVVHIEYKFQQALPAQLRGLATHLARNIVASILQKSSIVANGEKAELVRYEVWLRIQGPLASQATEDKTSSESRELQARLTRWLTAVLRPLQNLDRVVVEELQPDPLTARLGVTFFGEAPAPERVQDLVHQSLPALRATEGLSAEMVLPGPGIPGAEAQPGTPVPSYAVALLALSLLLATPTLVLVSGVPPGGGGQAGPSPSIRPHPKTAPSLPQVLKGRVCPGVFGLRDGKCRRGASGTSDRKHLPLSLANHKKAPRTVDQPEAAHRSAPPPATRPTARRAPLKPAPRALRGGPAPAPAPAPAPAPAPGLLQAKPERPDVNLEPGRVWHQPEAATQHGAASRLDSGAGTAPAGSRALGTD
- the LOC100345636 gene encoding taste receptor cell protein 1 isoform X3 — its product is MGSSLPLRDIRPRWLPGTAPTPHQPAESSQRPGPRCPGLPLLRTPGAVQASLEFGGSVPSPSARDVLWTLYRNVKASGQTLAALRVEESSLTCDQSSLSDLAPETVSISAIATSPFPPQLLLPASAPLVLLGEQILREVTPLVSGFYKARPQDDPLLIFRDTAQGLVVHIEYKFQQALPAQLRGLATHLARNIVASILQKSSIVANGEKAELVRYEVWLRIQGPLASQATEDKTSSESRELQARLTRWLTAVLRPLQNLDRVVVEELQPDPLTARLGVTFFGEAPAPERVQDLVHQSLPALRATEGLSAEMVLPGPGIPGAEAQPGTPVPSYAVALLALSLLLATPTLVLVSGVPPGGGGQAGPSPSIRPHPKTAPSLPQVLKGRVCPGVFGLRDGKCRRGASGTSDRKHLPLSLANHKKAPRTVDQPEAAHRSAPPPATRPTARRAPLKPAPRALRGGPAPAPAPAPAPAPAPGLLQAKPERPDVNLEPGRVWHQPEAATQHGAASRLDSGAGTAPAGSRALGTD